CGTCCGGAACGCGCCGGGCCCGCCGCCAGCTGCCGGTCTTCGCGGTCGTCGGCGCCGTGTGCACCGTCGCCTACCTGGGGCTCTACGCCGCGCTGCAGCCCGTCACCGGCCCGCAGACCGCCAACCTGATCGCCCTGCTGGTCACCGCCGTCGGCAACACCGCCGCGAACCGCCGCTTCACCTTCCAGGTCCGGGGCAGCCGGGGGGCGGCCCGGCACCAGTTGCAGGGGCTGGTGGTCTTCCTGGCGGGGCTGGCGCTGAGCAGCGGCGCGCTGGCCCTGGTCCACCTCACCGATCCGCACGCGTCCTCCCTGGTGGAGATCGGCGCACTGGTGGCGGCCAACGTGGCGGCCACCCTGCTGCGCTTCGTCCTGCTGCGGCTGTGGGTGTTCAAGGAGGCCGTGCCGGGCTGAGGCGTCGGCCCGCCGGTGCCGGAACCTGCCTGAACCGGTCTGGACCGGTGCCCTAGAATCGGCGCACTATCGTCCTCGGCAGCAGGGTGGGGTCCAGTGAGCGCGACACCGGCAGTCACCGCCGACGTGCCCGAGCAGCGCAGTGGTGGGACACCGGACGCGGCGGACGGCCGGCGCGAGCGCGCCCGCCGGCTGGCCCTCCGCTACGGTCCCGCCGTCTGGTGCTACACGGTCCTGAAACTGGTCGGCTTCACCGTCTTCATGCGGATGCTCCAGTTCTCCGGCGAGTACCTCAAGAAGGACCCCCGCTTCGGCGGCGGCGCCCAGCCCTGGGACGTGCTGGCCTCCTGGGACGGCTGGTGGTACCAGCAGGTCGCCCAGTTCGGCTACCACCCGCAGCTGATCCCGGTGCCCGGCGCCACCAGCGGCTTCATGATCGAGCAGAACTCGTCCGCGTTCTTCCCGCTCTACCCGGGCCTGATGCGGCTGGTGTCCGACGTCACCGGCCTCGGGCTGTACGGCGGCGGGATGCTGGTGTCGGTGATCGCCTCGCTGTTCGCCGCCGCGGGAATCTTCGCGGTCGCCGAGCGGCTGGCCGGCACCCGGGCTGGCGTCATCGCGGCCGGCCTGTGGGCCGTCATCCCGGGCTCCGGCGCCGAGTGGGCGATCTACTCGGACTCGACCTTCGTCGCGCTGGCCGCCTGGTCCTGCTACTTCGTGATGACCCGGCGGTGGATCGCGGCCGGTGTGGTCACCCTGGTCGCCGGGCTCAACCGGCCCACCGCGGCGGCGCTGATCGCCGCCGTGGGCCTGGCCGCGCTCATCGACCTCCACCGCCGGGAGAGCGGCGTGCTGCGCCCGGTGGCCGCGATGCTGCTCGCCCCGCTGGGCCTGCTCGGCTACGTCGGCTGGGTGGGATGGCGGATGGGCGACTACGGGGGCTACTTCAAGCTCCAGCGCGAGGCCTGGCTGCACTACTTCGACTACGGCCTGACCACCTGGCACGCGATGCGCGGGGTGATGCTGGGGCGCTACGACTACCCCTTCGCCTACCCCGTCCCGGACATGCTGGCCGTACTGATCGTGCTGGCACTGCCGATCCTGATCGTGCTGATGCTGCGACTGCGGCCGCCGGTGGTGCTGATCGTGTACACCCTGGTCACGCTCGTCACCGTGCTCGGCAGCGCGCAGATCTTCGGCAACGTGTCCCGCTACCTGCTCCCGGTCTTCCCGCTGTTCGTCCCGCTCGCCATCGCACTGCGCAAGCTGAGCTGGCCGGTGCTGGCCACCGTGCTCGGCTCCGCGGCGATCGCCTCCGGCTGGTTCGCCGGCTACATCCTCTTCGAACTGGGCGTGCCGTAACCCCTGCCCCACCACTGTGCTCCCCGGCGGGTGTCCTCCGGGGGAGCACACCCGTGCCCGGCCGCGCCCGCCGCGCCACGGCGGGCCCGGCACGGGGTCTTGCCCCGACCGATCGTTCGGTTACCCTGAGCTGTGTCCCGCCCGCCCCTGTGAGGAGCGCACCATGGCTGCTGCGACCCCCGACCACTCGGTCTCCGTACTGATCGAACGCCACCAGGACACCCTCGACCGCGCCCTGGCCGCGATCACGAGCCGCGACTACTGGTCGCCGTACCCCGAGTTCCCCAAGGCGTACGGCGAGAGCGGCGCCGCCGACGGCGGCGCCGCGTTCGAGGCCCTGCGGGGCGCCCCGTTCGCGCTCGACGGGCACCCCGGCGACGGCGACCTGGTGGGCGGCGAGAGCTCCCCGTACGGCATCGAGCTCGGCATCGGCTACC
The sequence above is drawn from the Kitasatospora sp. NBC_00315 genome and encodes:
- a CDS encoding GtrA family protein, with translation MPSDSVHTAAAPEPAAPSSGTRRARRQLPVFAVVGAVCTVAYLGLYAALQPVTGPQTANLIALLVTAVGNTAANRRFTFQVRGSRGAARHQLQGLVVFLAGLALSSGALALVHLTDPHASSLVEIGALVAANVAATLLRFVLLRLWVFKEAVPG
- a CDS encoding glycosyltransferase family 39 protein, which translates into the protein MSATPAVTADVPEQRSGGTPDAADGRRERARRLALRYGPAVWCYTVLKLVGFTVFMRMLQFSGEYLKKDPRFGGGAQPWDVLASWDGWWYQQVAQFGYHPQLIPVPGATSGFMIEQNSSAFFPLYPGLMRLVSDVTGLGLYGGGMLVSVIASLFAAAGIFAVAERLAGTRAGVIAAGLWAVIPGSGAEWAIYSDSTFVALAAWSCYFVMTRRWIAAGVVTLVAGLNRPTAAALIAAVGLAALIDLHRRESGVLRPVAAMLLAPLGLLGYVGWVGWRMGDYGGYFKLQREAWLHYFDYGLTTWHAMRGVMLGRYDYPFAYPVPDMLAVLIVLALPILIVLMLRLRPPVVLIVYTLVTLVTVLGSAQIFGNVSRYLLPVFPLFVPLAIALRKLSWPVLATVLGSAAIASGWFAGYILFELGVP